One genomic window of Haloarchaeobius salinus includes the following:
- a CDS encoding DJ-1/PfpI family protein, with protein sequence MNVAIVLFEGFDELDAVGPYEVFQTAGELGGEMSATLVTVDGAATVTASHGLRVEPDAALEDVDPDLVLVPGGGWSDGDAPGARREFDDGTVPDVLRTLAPTTQLASVCTGAMLLAAAGVLTNRPATTHQSAMDDLSVFADVREERIVDDGDVLTCGGVTAGLDLALYIVRRECGDEVGDAVATEMEYVPRV encoded by the coding sequence ATGAACGTCGCGATCGTGTTGTTCGAGGGGTTCGACGAACTGGATGCAGTGGGACCGTACGAGGTGTTCCAGACCGCCGGCGAGCTGGGCGGTGAGATGAGTGCGACGCTGGTGACCGTCGACGGTGCAGCGACGGTGACGGCCAGTCACGGGCTCCGTGTCGAGCCCGACGCCGCGCTGGAGGACGTGGACCCGGACCTGGTACTCGTCCCGGGCGGCGGCTGGAGCGACGGTGACGCCCCGGGTGCGCGCCGGGAGTTCGACGATGGCACCGTCCCCGACGTGCTCCGCACGCTCGCCCCGACGACACAGCTGGCGAGCGTCTGCACCGGCGCGATGCTGCTCGCGGCGGCGGGCGTGCTGACGAACCGCCCGGCGACGACACACCAGAGCGCGATGGACGACCTCTCGGTGTTCGCCGACGTGCGGGAGGAGCGCATCGTCGACGACGGCGACGTACTCACCTGCGGCGGCGTCACCGCGGGGCTGGACCTGGCGCTCTACATCGTCCGCCGGGAGTGCGGGGACGAGGTGGGTGACGCGGTCGCGACGGAGATGGAGTACGTCCCACGGGTGTAG